The following proteins come from a genomic window of Lytechinus pictus isolate F3 Inbred chromosome 1, Lp3.0, whole genome shotgun sequence:
- the LOC129265993 gene encoding uncharacterized protein LOC129265993, with product MDLSGSDNSSDSIGSPSGSFEKLWGTESALMRGLKDGSLAGLTDLVHDKDVAAKAVAFVVNSSRRGIVPLCADVAAILRNKLKLERTIEKQRAEIQRLKKSGASLSGRTSRSTSPTHPHIDRQMLSRQSSARLKKPAESPLLSSPCSLCSSPRSPSPPLPNSLELSSASCGSLAEIPSMPHPQESPVEDGEPHPISSSSSNLLPNQRLVLAEVHRVPSVTSIQSDVHSHASTLERRSIETRRLPSEVPEGDMCLQQQYQEACLAREALENELLRVRAELEEVRLGSKVKDWSPGDKETGGVCGFQIENEMSPTPLLKRSRSHSIQGISEVPHPPLSPTHDKQNEGLPPIASPRQVSPRNPDPTSPINRGDGISSTRTNKTENNQNNLTVRLEDHVLIKGERTGFVRFIGHLEKSSVPNTVFVGLHLDAPVGKHDGMVHGVRYFWCPRNHGIFVPVNDILAVINRKPFKRTKTADTKRKGSSRGGVGGGGGGVFPTGGYDRGEMKRTRPGHARRLISADSSMLPSTHKNRDHTLSTS from the exons GTTCCCTAGCTGGTTTGACTGATCTAGTCCATGACAAAGATGTGGCTGCTAAGGCAGTGGCATTTGTCGTCAACAGCAGCAGGAGAGGAATAGTTCCTTTGTGTGCTGATGTGGCTGCTATTTTGAGAAATAAACTCAA GTTAGAGCGGACAATCGAGAAGCAGCGTGCAGAAATCCAGAGACTGAAAAAGAGTGGGGCAAGTCTTAGTGGCAGGACAAGTAGGTCTACTAGCCCCACCCACCCTCACATAGATAGGCAGATGTTGTCAAGGCAGTCTAGTGCTAGATTAAAG AAACCTGCCGAGTCGCCCCTGCTGAGTTCCCCATGCAGCCTGTGTTCCTCGCCCCGCTCCCCATCACCGCCCCTCCCCAACTCCTTGGAGCTCTCCAGTGCTTCATGTGGGTCTCTGGCAGAAATTCCATCAATGCCCCACCCTCAAGAGTCTCCAGTAGAGGATGGGGAGCCCCacccaatatcatcatcatcatcaaatctcTTGCCCAACCAACGTCTTGTGCTGGCTGAAGTTCATAGAGTGCCAAGTGTTACCAGCATACAG AGTGATGTCCATTCACATGCCTCCACATTAGAAAGAAGGTCAATAGAGACTCGGCGTTTACCTTCAGAAGTGCCAGAAGGTGATATGTGTCTTCAGCAGCAGTACCAAGAAG CTTGCCTAGCGAGGGAAGCTCTTGAGAATGAACTCCTGAGAGTCAGAGCCGAGCTGGAAGAGGTCAGACTGGGGTCGAAGGTGAAAGACTGGTCACCGGGAGACAAAGAG ACGGGAGGAGTGTGTGGATTTCAGATTGAAAATGAGATGTCTCCAACCCCATTACTGAAGAGAAGTCGGAGCCATAGCATCCAAGGGATTTCAGAAGTACCCCACCCACCCTTATCGCCAACACATGATAAACAGAATGAAGG ACTTCCACCTATAGCCAGTCCCAGGCAGGTCAGTCCTAGGAATCCAGACCCAACTAGTCCTATCAATAGAGGAGATGGGATCAGCAGCACAAGAACCAACAAAACGGAGAACAACCAGAACAA cCTGACTGTGAGACTTGAAGACCATGTGTTGATTAAAGGAGAGAGGACTGGCTTTGTCAGGTTTATTGGCCACCTAGAAAAGAGTTCAGTACCGAATACTGTATTTGTGGGACTACACCTAGATGCTCCAG TTGGGAAGCATGATGGGATGGTCCACGGAGTAAGATATTTCTGGTGCCCAAGGAATCATGGGATCTTCGTTCCTGTCAACGATATCTTAGCAGTGATCAACAGAAAG CCATTCAAAAGAACAAAGACTGCAGATACAAAGCGTAAAGGCTCTTCCCGAGGGGGTGTTGGAGGAGGCGGGGGAGGGGTGTTTCCTACCGGTGGCTATGATAGAGGGGAGATGAAGAGAACAAGACCCGGTCACGCTCGGAGGCTAATATCAGCAGACAGTTCAATGCTGCCCTCAACTCATAAAAACAg GGACCATACTCTATCAACTTCATGA